One segment of Leptospirillum ferrooxidans C2-3 DNA contains the following:
- a CDS encoding adenine phosphoribosyltransferase, with product MDFDKIVGRVQDFPKKGILFYDLMPVFQDPVSFRALIAEMAKPYLSDSIKKVVGIEARGFILGAPIADRIGAGFVPVRKKGKLPGEVSSLSYQLEYGTDTIEVQAGAIKPGDKVLLVDDLLATGGTARAAIDLIKKQGGEVLCVSVAIELTGIGGRERVAPVPIKSILVYPA from the coding sequence ATGGATTTTGACAAAATCGTTGGACGTGTTCAGGATTTTCCCAAAAAAGGGATTCTGTTTTATGATCTTATGCCGGTTTTTCAGGATCCGGTTTCGTTTAGGGCATTGATTGCCGAAATGGCCAAACCATATCTCTCTGATTCCATTAAAAAGGTTGTGGGCATTGAGGCGAGAGGATTTATTCTCGGAGCTCCGATCGCGGACAGGATCGGGGCGGGGTTTGTTCCGGTCCGAAAGAAAGGCAAGCTTCCCGGCGAGGTTTCCTCTTTGTCTTACCAGCTTGAGTACGGGACTGATACGATTGAGGTCCAGGCTGGTGCGATCAAGCCCGGGGACAAGGTTCTTCTTGTGGACGATTTGCTCGCCACCGGAGGGACAGCCCGTGCTGCGATCGATCTGATCAAAAAGCAGGGAGGGGAAGTCCTTTGCGTATCTGTGGCCATTGAACTCACCGGTATCGGTGGCCGGGAGAGAGTTGCTCCCGTTCCGATCAAGTCAATTCTTGTCTATCCGGCATAA
- a CDS encoding YciI family protein: MYTVVIRYAKSREEVGAVVESHRAYLDGFIENGMLLASGPLETGDGGILWVRANSRESLMEMIEGDPYSLSGVAEFSVLGFDVKKLAPGMVSTLSV, from the coding sequence TTGTATACCGTTGTCATCCGTTACGCAAAATCCAGGGAAGAGGTCGGGGCTGTTGTGGAGTCCCATCGGGCTTATCTCGACGGTTTTATCGAGAACGGAATGCTTTTGGCTTCAGGTCCCCTGGAGACGGGGGATGGAGGGATTTTGTGGGTCCGCGCCAACAGTCGGGAATCCCTTATGGAAATGATTGAGGGGGATCCTTACTCCTTGTCTGGAGTTGCGGAATTTTCGGTTCTGGGTTTTGATGTGAAGAAGCTCGCTCCGGGTATGGTCTCAACACTGTCCGTGTAG
- a CDS encoding glutamate synthase-related protein — translation MSQLNQSNDPLAEYIPSEAHTDGVHLPKDCGMTGPFIDQEKDSCAIVAVLSRTGEPTHTTLREALSGLQMMEHRAGQINNEGDGCGVQVDIPRHLWERWLRKEGHDPQLAHDPRFIVAHIYTPRVSETAHNPKMPSESSLREEIARRFTENGLEVLSLRKGQVLSGRIPKESENEPLFWQAGLLVKEGLIPRKVAFDAKVNMETDGRIHIGSLSGDVAVYKVKGTSFVLAEYFLDFQDPQMKSRAVLGHSRYSTNTLSVTERVQPFSILGHNGEINTIDKLRRESAMLGIPPVKGGSDSQDLDRTIEGLMVQFGFSLMEAMEIVFPPITHIISALDPKMRQMYFLYRRFLGPLAQGPAAIIARYENEVVFSVDALGLRPMWLFETRDMTIVSSERGIIPSSRMIRQPKPFAPGEKMAFFLDRGTLSPMMYPEIQETLYSRYSERFHPKIPTYVRPENLPLPSVPEILQYPAGTSVGMLPAASLWNPFGYSTDDHEMISFFAQTSFEPIGSLGFDGPLAVLSKDRTNIPDYFKENVAVVTNPAIDREREMEHFSPRIVLGPRPLFGNQVHTPRGLDLALPILLGGDMGEPLLPPDRYRALADRLGIHLLEDLPRHFPQNHIRTISSTFLQKETMKEALERIHKEAIAHAESGAEILIIDDSRALLPGHLWIDPALTTALVDRALRKSPPVGNTPNLRRNLSIIVHSGSIRNLHDTIFTFSIGADAINPHIMFETALTPVKGEKVFDLDERERRIENVVGALKKGIEKVISTMGIHEMRGYGRLFSSIGVGLELSEIFATPHFLGGEKVGLSIDRLEQEARARAPYFHGEKTEKLSKTYHLYPKVWKLAGDVANQKEPYSKYQDKLSAVEIENPISLRHLLDIAPGKNTVPVESVDLKVGDQDYPFIISSMSFGSQGEVAYRAYAEASEQMNIICLNGEGGEILELIGKYPKSRGQQIASGRFGVNIALLNSSNLVEIKIGQGAKPGEGGHLPGKKVSAKVANARKATMGVDLISPSNNHDLYSIEDLAQLVAELKSANPKVRVAVKVPVISGIGTIGIGIAKAGADIITVSGFDGGTGAARMHALRYVGLPVEIGVTEVHRALLYAGLRDKVEIWADGGLKSSTDVLKIMCLGANRVGFGTLPMVAIGCTICRECQMDTCHVGIATQIETEEQANEHGLKRFVPRDFEFSVRQLKHFFTGMGEDLRRILAEIGVERAQSIVGETGHLIQIRHFDRIDLTPLLNPSSYNLDPEGFCGLSPQEEGVTLGEKITSEVERSLRLHPRAVTVQVDRTTSMDRNIGTHLSGVLHREYPTHPMVTLLINNGSITGNGMGAFIKNNMTIRVTGGAQDGVGKGAMAGRIVVLKAKNEEGQFVDGSVGKSLAYGAQGGRFLIQGDCDSRAGIRLSGAEMVIGGRITAPINDHVGHLGIHSNMKGFAFEYMTNGRAVVLGDPGPWICAGMTGGTVYLLKQPKWGFDEEAIRRRIAKGSKVVILPITKEDEGLVRGLLEDYAGEIVASGQEEEAKWLSSILSSDLRKNFIRIIPQSLQVEQTVSTE, via the coding sequence ATGAGCCAATTAAATCAATCGAACGATCCGTTAGCGGAATATATCCCATCTGAAGCCCACACAGATGGTGTCCATTTACCCAAAGATTGCGGGATGACAGGGCCGTTTATCGACCAGGAAAAAGATTCCTGCGCGATTGTCGCCGTTTTATCACGGACGGGAGAACCCACCCACACAACTCTCAGGGAAGCTCTCTCCGGATTACAGATGATGGAACACCGGGCCGGCCAGATCAATAATGAAGGCGACGGGTGCGGCGTTCAAGTCGACATTCCGAGGCACCTTTGGGAGCGGTGGCTCCGGAAGGAAGGCCACGATCCCCAGCTGGCCCATGATCCCCGCTTCATCGTAGCCCATATCTATACACCGCGTGTATCGGAGACAGCCCACAACCCCAAGATGCCGTCGGAATCCTCCTTAAGGGAGGAAATCGCAAGACGTTTCACAGAGAATGGACTCGAGGTCCTGTCCCTTCGAAAAGGTCAGGTCCTTTCCGGACGGATTCCGAAGGAATCGGAAAATGAGCCCCTGTTCTGGCAAGCCGGCCTTCTCGTCAAGGAAGGGCTGATTCCGCGCAAGGTGGCGTTCGATGCCAAGGTCAACATGGAAACGGATGGTCGGATCCATATCGGCTCCCTGTCGGGAGATGTTGCCGTTTACAAGGTCAAGGGAACAAGCTTTGTCCTGGCAGAATACTTTCTCGACTTTCAGGATCCCCAGATGAAAAGCCGTGCGGTTCTGGGCCACAGCCGTTACTCGACCAATACCCTCTCTGTTACGGAAAGGGTCCAGCCTTTCTCCATCCTTGGTCATAATGGTGAAATCAATACCATTGACAAGCTTCGCAGGGAATCGGCCATGCTGGGGATTCCTCCCGTCAAAGGTGGCAGCGACTCCCAGGATCTTGACCGGACCATCGAGGGCCTGATGGTCCAGTTTGGCTTCTCCCTCATGGAAGCGATGGAGATCGTGTTTCCACCGATTACCCACATCATTTCGGCACTTGACCCCAAAATGCGGCAGATGTATTTCCTTTATCGCAGGTTTCTTGGACCACTGGCCCAGGGACCGGCAGCCATCATTGCCCGATATGAAAATGAGGTGGTTTTTTCTGTAGACGCACTCGGACTGCGGCCCATGTGGCTTTTTGAGACCAGAGACATGACGATTGTCTCCTCCGAACGGGGCATTATCCCTTCCTCAAGGATGATCCGGCAGCCGAAACCATTCGCTCCCGGGGAAAAGATGGCTTTTTTCCTTGACAGGGGCACACTCTCCCCCATGATGTACCCCGAAATCCAGGAGACACTCTACAGCCGGTACTCTGAACGATTTCATCCCAAGATTCCGACCTATGTCCGGCCTGAAAACCTGCCTCTCCCCTCTGTTCCGGAAATCCTGCAGTATCCGGCCGGGACATCGGTTGGAATGCTTCCTGCCGCATCCCTCTGGAATCCATTTGGCTATTCGACCGACGATCATGAGATGATCTCATTTTTTGCCCAGACCAGCTTCGAACCCATCGGATCCCTGGGATTCGACGGACCGCTTGCAGTGCTTTCCAAGGACCGGACAAACATTCCCGATTACTTCAAGGAAAATGTTGCGGTTGTGACCAATCCTGCCATTGACCGGGAAAGGGAGATGGAACACTTCTCACCGAGAATCGTTCTGGGACCACGGCCCCTTTTCGGGAATCAGGTGCATACTCCCAGAGGTCTTGACCTGGCGTTGCCGATTCTTCTGGGAGGAGACATGGGGGAACCCCTCTTGCCTCCTGATCGATACAGGGCACTTGCAGACCGTCTGGGGATCCACCTGCTGGAAGATTTGCCAAGACATTTTCCCCAAAATCATATCCGGACCATTTCGTCGACCTTTCTTCAGAAGGAAACGATGAAGGAAGCGCTTGAACGCATCCACAAGGAGGCGATTGCCCATGCGGAGTCCGGGGCTGAAATCCTTATCATCGACGATTCGAGAGCCCTCCTTCCGGGCCATCTCTGGATTGACCCGGCACTCACGACAGCACTTGTCGACCGGGCACTCAGAAAATCTCCCCCTGTCGGAAACACACCCAACCTCAGGAGGAACCTCTCCATCATCGTTCACTCCGGATCGATCCGGAACCTCCACGACACGATCTTCACCTTCTCGATCGGTGCAGATGCCATCAATCCCCATATCATGTTTGAAACAGCCCTGACTCCGGTCAAGGGAGAGAAAGTCTTCGACCTTGATGAGCGGGAGCGACGCATCGAGAATGTCGTGGGAGCCCTCAAAAAGGGAATTGAAAAAGTGATCTCCACCATGGGAATCCACGAGATGCGCGGATATGGCCGTCTGTTTTCCTCTATTGGTGTCGGCCTTGAACTTTCGGAAATCTTTGCAACGCCACACTTTCTTGGCGGCGAAAAAGTCGGACTCTCAATCGATCGCCTCGAACAGGAAGCGCGCGCCCGGGCCCCCTACTTCCACGGGGAAAAAACGGAAAAACTTTCCAAAACCTATCATCTGTACCCGAAGGTCTGGAAACTGGCAGGAGATGTTGCCAATCAGAAAGAGCCCTACAGCAAGTATCAGGACAAGCTTTCCGCCGTCGAGATCGAAAATCCGATCTCCCTTCGCCACCTTCTCGACATCGCACCCGGAAAGAACACTGTTCCTGTTGAGTCGGTGGATCTCAAGGTTGGAGATCAGGATTATCCCTTCATCATCAGCTCCATGTCCTTCGGCTCCCAGGGAGAGGTCGCCTACAGGGCCTACGCGGAGGCTTCCGAGCAGATGAACATCATCTGTCTCAATGGAGAGGGCGGAGAAATTCTCGAGCTGATCGGAAAATACCCCAAGAGTCGGGGACAGCAGATCGCATCCGGCCGCTTCGGCGTCAATATCGCCCTTCTGAATTCTTCCAACCTTGTGGAAATCAAGATCGGACAGGGAGCCAAGCCTGGAGAAGGAGGGCATCTTCCGGGAAAGAAGGTTTCCGCCAAAGTGGCAAATGCCAGAAAAGCCACGATGGGGGTCGATCTCATCTCTCCCTCCAATAACCACGACCTTTACTCCATCGAAGACCTTGCCCAGCTTGTCGCCGAACTGAAAAGCGCCAATCCGAAGGTCAGGGTTGCAGTCAAGGTGCCTGTCATCTCGGGAATCGGCACCATCGGCATCGGTATCGCCAAAGCCGGAGCGGATATCATCACCGTCAGCGGGTTCGATGGCGGAACCGGCGCCGCCCGGATGCACGCTCTTCGCTATGTGGGACTGCCGGTGGAAATTGGAGTCACGGAAGTTCATCGGGCCCTTCTTTATGCCGGCCTCAGGGACAAGGTTGAAATATGGGCCGATGGGGGTCTCAAGTCCTCCACAGATGTCCTGAAAATCATGTGTCTTGGCGCCAACAGGGTCGGATTCGGGACGCTCCCCATGGTGGCCATTGGCTGTACGATTTGCCGGGAATGCCAGATGGATACCTGCCATGTGGGCATAGCCACCCAGATCGAAACAGAAGAACAGGCCAATGAACATGGCCTGAAAAGATTTGTCCCCCGGGACTTTGAATTTTCGGTCAGGCAACTCAAGCACTTCTTTACCGGAATGGGTGAAGACCTTCGCCGGATTCTGGCTGAAATCGGTGTGGAAAGAGCGCAATCCATCGTTGGCGAAACAGGCCATCTGATCCAGATTCGCCATTTCGACCGTATCGATCTGACCCCACTCTTGAATCCTTCCTCCTACAATCTTGATCCGGAAGGCTTCTGCGGCTTGTCTCCACAGGAAGAAGGGGTCACCCTTGGAGAAAAAATCACCTCTGAGGTGGAAAGATCCCTGAGACTTCACCCAAGAGCCGTAACGGTCCAGGTGGATCGAACCACATCAATGGACCGAAACATCGGGACACATCTTTCGGGCGTCCTTCATCGGGAATATCCGACGCACCCGATGGTAACGCTCCTCATCAACAACGGATCGATCACAGGAAACGGCATGGGAGCCTTCATTAAAAACAACATGACAATCCGCGTTACCGGGGGAGCCCAGGACGGCGTCGGAAAAGGTGCCATGGCCGGACGGATTGTTGTACTGAAAGCCAAAAACGAAGAAGGTCAATTCGTAGACGGTTCCGTTGGGAAATCCCTCGCTTACGGCGCGCAGGGCGGACGTTTTCTGATACAGGGAGATTGCGACTCCCGTGCGGGCATCCGGCTTTCAGGGGCAGAAATGGTCATTGGCGGAAGAATCACGGCCCCCATAAACGACCACGTCGGGCATCTGGGAATTCACTCCAACATGAAAGGATTTGCCTTTGAGTATATGACCAATGGCAGGGCTGTCGTGCTGGGAGATCCCGGACCCTGGATCTGTGCAGGGATGACCGGAGGAACGGTCTATCTGCTGAAGCAGCCCAAATGGGGATTCGACGAGGAAGCGATTCGCCGCCGCATTGCAAAGGGTTCGAAGGTTGTCATTCTTCCGATCACAAAAGAGGACGAGGGGCTTGTTCGGGGACTTCTGGAAGACTACGCGGGAGAAATTGTCGCATCAGGCCAGGAAGAGGAAGCGAAGTGGCTTTCCTCCATTCTCAGTTCCGACCTCCGGAAAAACTTCATCAGGATTATCCCGCAATCACTCCAGGTCGAACAGACCGTTTCAACCGAGTAA
- a CDS encoding HD domain-containing protein gives MGTSSGGASVGKSQTKEVRGVALVKSCHAGSGEKAPALILTLVFKGEGGKGLREWPARLWEDPRGVGPSLSAGSLVLAEGTVVRHNQESQLRLTRITPLKASPEEIQAYIPQSPLSSGLGMARLDAFMESLSEPHLKMFGLELLADPEVRSLLEKAPAAKRNHHAVVGGLLEHTLEIMEMGDRIAPVLHLNRDLLLLGLLLHDLGKCWEISAQPGFAYTDDGRLLGHMFLGCDAIRKTASRVPNFPGILLKLLQHFILSHHGELAYGSPVLPATPEAMAVHMLDNLSGQIYAMRAAKGGEGDEWGYERNRGAQIWHKGSDPEALVALWRDRDVTNGQGAG, from the coding sequence ATGGGAACCTCCAGTGGTGGAGCGTCTGTCGGAAAAAGTCAGACAAAAGAGGTTCGTGGTGTGGCTCTTGTCAAAAGTTGCCACGCAGGTTCGGGAGAAAAGGCTCCCGCCCTGATTCTGACCCTTGTTTTCAAGGGTGAAGGGGGAAAAGGGCTTCGAGAGTGGCCTGCAAGACTCTGGGAAGATCCCAGGGGAGTGGGTCCATCCCTTTCTGCTGGATCGCTTGTTCTGGCGGAGGGGACGGTTGTGCGTCATAACCAGGAGTCACAGCTCCGGCTGACAAGGATTACCCCACTCAAGGCTTCTCCAGAGGAAATCCAGGCCTATATCCCCCAAAGTCCTCTTTCTTCGGGGCTGGGGATGGCCCGGCTGGATGCTTTTATGGAATCCCTGTCAGAGCCCCATTTGAAGATGTTTGGCCTTGAACTCTTGGCTGACCCTGAAGTCAGGTCCCTTCTGGAAAAGGCTCCTGCCGCCAAAAGGAACCATCATGCTGTTGTCGGCGGACTTCTGGAGCATACCCTTGAAATTATGGAGATGGGGGACAGGATCGCACCGGTTCTTCATTTAAACCGCGATCTTCTTCTTTTGGGACTCCTTCTTCATGATTTGGGAAAATGCTGGGAGATCTCGGCCCAACCCGGATTTGCCTATACGGATGATGGACGCCTTCTCGGACACATGTTCTTGGGGTGCGATGCTATCCGGAAAACAGCTTCCAGAGTTCCGAATTTTCCCGGGATCCTTTTAAAACTGCTCCAGCATTTCATTCTCTCCCACCACGGGGAATTGGCCTATGGTTCCCCTGTTTTGCCGGCAACTCCCGAAGCGATGGCCGTACATATGCTGGATAATCTTTCCGGACAGATCTATGCCATGAGGGCGGCAAAAGGGGGGGAGGGTGACGAGTGGGGCTATGAGAGAAACAGGGGTGCCCAGATCTGGCACAAGGGCTCGGATCCTGAAGCACTTGTGGCGCTTTGGAGGGATCGGGATGTTACAAACGGGCAAGGTGCCGGATGA
- a CDS encoding FAD-binding and (Fe-S)-binding domain-containing protein: MNSSERASIARDLEGILGPEGVLSTPTDRKAYSYDAGIYREDPILAVLPKNAEEVARVVLWAGSRGIPMTPRSGGTNITGAAIGEGIILGLSRLNRWNFQNAGDGSVYVEPGMILKELNDRLALVDRFFAPDPSSGLACQIGGMIGTNAAGAHALKYGAMKENILSLEMIGSDGNLYRLAPQPLLANGHPDPASLPPGFQGVLDHLAEWAPVLREKRRNVSKNSSGYNLFDLAQKLYFDPERVFDPARLIVGAEGTLGVVTRAELLVRPLPSRRVTVLAYFLDLDDLGSAVARINELGPSALEMMDRRTLDLVGRERFGIPPSADSMLLIEFDSEPMEDLVEGTKKILGKIRLADSPGISFDPGEQLRMWQARHALFPTLYRYDGIRRPLNFADDVAVPVHRLVELLRFLREFFSGMDVPVAVYGHIGNGNAHINPLMNLAEPGSMERLLHISQEIHRTVIDRFEGVPCGEHGEGRVRAEFLPSVYGPEVYQMFCDTKRSFDPQGIFNPGVKISRKSFLEGIDIERVVKSCATCGKCNTVCPSFDVTRNEAMGPRGWFQMLTDPSVSPEVPESVLGGCLNCKSCRTICPAGVDVSAVVLSARAERGGDPVSRFFSEQLLKTRRTSRIVEFLGMTQNFWDRPALRRPIEAITRKLFRVVSENARIPAGLKLPRLRSKTLRSSFHDWTEEGGRKGDVAYFHGCAANYLDDGVGEAMIRILSRGKGQVVLPRQTCSGTPIETYGHRDLTRSCARENLESLSRYEKIVTGCASCTLALKDLPHQFPDGSTEHKKALDLSKRVVHIAKWMMADDASDLRGEMAQNLNRKGGILPVSYHSSCHLRAAGVVSEPVELLKEIFGEAFRPMMDSDRCAGGSGTYLLKNPEISEAVFQRKREAVAQSGAKTVTTGCPACQIKLSDGLPGDVSSRHMAVLLADLLS, encoded by the coding sequence ATGAATTCCTCTGAACGGGCTTCCATTGCCCGTGATCTTGAGGGGATTCTGGGTCCGGAAGGGGTTCTTTCGACCCCAACGGACAGGAAGGCCTACTCATATGATGCGGGTATTTACCGGGAAGATCCCATTCTGGCCGTTTTGCCCAAAAATGCGGAGGAAGTGGCCAGAGTGGTTCTCTGGGCGGGCTCCCGTGGAATTCCTATGACCCCTCGCTCCGGAGGTACCAATATTACAGGAGCGGCAATCGGGGAAGGAATCATTCTCGGGCTCTCCCGATTGAACCGGTGGAATTTCCAAAATGCAGGGGATGGCTCCGTTTATGTGGAGCCTGGAATGATCCTGAAAGAACTCAATGACCGTCTTGCTCTTGTGGACCGTTTTTTTGCGCCGGATCCATCCTCCGGCCTGGCCTGCCAGATTGGAGGGATGATCGGGACCAATGCCGCCGGTGCTCATGCCCTGAAATATGGCGCCATGAAGGAAAACATCCTTTCCCTTGAAATGATCGGATCGGACGGAAATCTCTACCGGCTCGCTCCACAACCCCTTTTGGCGAACGGGCACCCGGATCCCGCATCCCTTCCGCCGGGTTTTCAGGGTGTCTTGGATCATCTTGCGGAGTGGGCTCCCGTTCTTCGCGAAAAACGCCGGAATGTCTCAAAAAACTCCTCAGGATACAATCTGTTTGATTTGGCCCAGAAGCTATATTTTGATCCGGAAAGGGTTTTCGATCCGGCTCGTCTGATTGTTGGGGCTGAGGGAACCCTTGGTGTCGTGACGCGTGCCGAGCTTCTGGTTCGTCCTCTTCCGAGCCGTCGCGTCACGGTTCTGGCCTATTTTCTGGATCTCGATGACCTTGGCTCGGCCGTTGCCAGAATCAATGAGCTTGGCCCTTCGGCCCTTGAAATGATGGATCGGAGAACCCTTGACCTTGTCGGTCGGGAGCGCTTTGGCATTCCCCCATCGGCCGACTCGATGCTTCTGATCGAATTCGACAGCGAGCCCATGGAAGATCTTGTCGAGGGAACCAAAAAGATTCTGGGAAAGATCCGTCTGGCCGACTCTCCCGGAATCTCCTTCGATCCAGGGGAACAGCTCAGAATGTGGCAGGCCCGTCATGCGCTTTTCCCGACATTGTACCGGTATGATGGTATTCGCCGCCCACTGAATTTTGCCGACGATGTCGCGGTCCCTGTCCATCGTCTTGTGGAGCTTCTGAGGTTTTTGAGGGAGTTCTTTTCCGGAATGGATGTTCCTGTCGCGGTCTATGGACACATAGGGAATGGAAATGCCCATATCAACCCCCTCATGAATCTTGCGGAGCCTGGTTCAATGGAACGGCTTCTTCACATCAGCCAGGAAATTCACCGGACCGTGATCGATCGATTTGAAGGGGTTCCCTGCGGAGAACATGGGGAGGGCCGTGTCCGGGCGGAATTTCTTCCATCGGTTTACGGACCTGAGGTTTACCAGATGTTTTGCGACACAAAGCGGTCTTTCGATCCCCAGGGGATCTTCAATCCCGGAGTGAAAATCTCCCGAAAGTCCTTTCTGGAGGGGATCGATATCGAGCGGGTGGTGAAGTCCTGCGCAACCTGCGGGAAATGCAACACCGTCTGTCCCAGCTTCGATGTCACGAGAAATGAAGCGATGGGACCCAGGGGCTGGTTTCAGATGCTCACCGATCCCTCCGTCTCTCCGGAGGTTCCTGAGTCGGTTCTGGGTGGTTGCCTGAACTGCAAGTCCTGTCGGACGATCTGTCCTGCAGGGGTGGATGTTTCCGCAGTTGTCCTCTCTGCCCGGGCTGAACGGGGTGGGGATCCTGTTTCCCGATTTTTTTCCGAACAACTTTTAAAGACAAGGAGGACCAGCCGCATCGTTGAATTTTTGGGGATGACGCAGAATTTCTGGGACCGGCCGGCTTTGCGTCGCCCAATTGAGGCCATCACCAGAAAACTGTTCAGGGTCGTTTCCGAAAATGCGCGGATACCTGCGGGTCTGAAGCTTCCGAGGCTCAGGAGCAAGACATTGAGATCCTCCTTTCATGATTGGACGGAAGAGGGGGGGCGCAAGGGGGATGTCGCCTATTTTCATGGCTGTGCGGCAAACTACCTTGATGATGGTGTCGGGGAGGCCATGATCCGGATTTTGTCACGGGGAAAGGGACAGGTTGTCCTTCCCCGTCAAACCTGTTCCGGTACCCCGATTGAAACCTATGGCCACCGGGATCTGACACGATCCTGCGCCCGGGAAAATCTCGAAAGTCTTTCTCGTTATGAAAAGATTGTCACAGGGTGTGCGTCCTGTACGCTTGCTCTCAAGGATTTGCCCCATCAGTTTCCGGACGGTTCGACAGAACATAAAAAAGCACTGGATCTTTCCAAAAGGGTGGTTCATATTGCAAAGTGGATGATGGCGGATGATGCGAGTGACCTCAGGGGGGAAATGGCTCAGAACCTGAACAGGAAGGGGGGTATCCTTCCTGTTTCCTATCACTCTTCCTGCCATCTGCGAGCGGCTGGGGTTGTCTCCGAACCAGTCGAACTTTTGAAGGAGATTTTTGGAGAGGCTTTTCGTCCCATGATGGATTCGGACCGGTGTGCCGGTGGTTCCGGTACCTATCTTCTGAAGAATCCGGAAATCTCGGAAGCTGTGTTTCAAAGAAAAAGGGAGGCCGTGGCCCAGTCCGGAGCAAAAACGGTGACGACAGGCTGTCCGGCTTGCCAGATCAAGCTCTCGGACGGGCTTCCCGGAGATGTTTCTTCCCGTCATATGGCGGTTCTTCTGGCAGATCTCCTGTCCTGA
- a CDS encoding YbhB/YbcL family Raf kinase inhibitor-like protein — protein sequence MIEKRKLGTSGIVSGGSLKKSGLLVCGVLLALLGGVIHPSDSQASSRMVLLSNDFKNHGTIHNEQVFSGFGCSGKNISPELHWKGIPKGTRSLALTAYDPNAPTGSGWWHWVLIDLPATTTHLAKNAGTSDGASLPKGSFQAVTDFGKKGYGGPCPPVGDRPHHYIFTLYALKAPKLDVPENASPALIGYFIHQTMIKKATLVGMYGRAKHKKH from the coding sequence GTGATCGAAAAAAGAAAACTGGGAACATCTGGAATCGTGTCCGGCGGCTCTTTGAAAAAATCTGGGCTGTTGGTTTGTGGGGTTTTGTTGGCTCTTCTGGGGGGAGTTATTCACCCATCCGATAGTCAGGCTTCCTCAAGGATGGTTCTTTTAAGCAACGATTTCAAGAATCATGGAACGATTCATAATGAACAGGTTTTTTCAGGATTCGGCTGCTCAGGCAAGAATATCTCTCCGGAGCTTCACTGGAAGGGGATTCCCAAGGGGACGAGAAGCCTGGCCCTCACGGCTTATGATCCCAACGCTCCGACAGGTTCGGGTTGGTGGCACTGGGTCCTGATCGATCTTCCTGCCACAACGACGCATCTTGCCAAAAATGCCGGAACCTCCGATGGGGCTTCTCTTCCAAAGGGATCCTTTCAGGCGGTGACGGATTTTGGTAAAAAGGGCTACGGAGGTCCTTGTCCGCCTGTTGGAGATCGTCCGCATCACTACATTTTTACCCTCTATGCCCTGAAGGCACCGAAGCTTGATGTTCCGGAGAACGCATCTCCAGCGCTGATCGGGTACTTCATTCATCAGACGATGATCAAAAAGGCAACACTTGTGGGAATGTATGGAAGGGCCAAACACAAGAAACACTGA